One window from the genome of Epinephelus moara isolate mb chromosome 21, YSFRI_EMoa_1.0, whole genome shotgun sequence encodes:
- the LOC126382997 gene encoding nucleolar protein 9 produces the protein MLAKPEERKPQKGGEKKRRHPGGDGEGGEKKRRGGKEGEGGQGDGGRKRLDALSVGYFRRVGERLGEGFEDNEEREMFVENVLTEVKGKAAVVAMDRTGSITLQRLLPLCSSDQVAEVLAELGGESGSEFKAVSCDRCGGHVVESAVRQISKWMESSQKESPNNEEEEEESCGVLEAQVLSLSQVVRDNSAEFIKHVHGSHVVRTLLHVLAGCLGPPRTETRPGAKERNVAPQLTDFEIPTSFWYELKSLTETLMDNVNLSVTDAVASAVFQTMLTVCHRKRPKLCKQLLKRIMEYLTSRNAAPGVSPLLVFLKDQASSHLIETIIQLSHKALLRDLYKNHLKGQLVDLALHSIANFPIQRLTAASAKYKLFLRLFDELIQGVEAILAAGHMGVIVQLAESCAESEEKQDELVQCLLRAFHCAEPGSRHVTCLPLFMSLTTYEVYYHSDTAEGNIQTEIPLSSICYHGSRLVQALAKFKERSLLLSSLRTLTPADLLTLACDPSGSHVLQALIATSSDKGRGKILKRLEGQYVQMACSRLGSRVLEAIWNSASVSHRQNIAQELVPSENQLRSDQFARHVWAKFALSHFVHRRAHWQEIQTGESKKRKLFSDILE, from the exons ATGTTGGCTAAACCAGAGGAAAGGAAGCCGCAGAAAGGgggagaaaagaagaggagacaCCCTGGTGGagatggagaaggaggagagaagaagaggaggggaggtAAAGAAGGAGAAGGGGGTCAGGGAGATGGTGGCAGGAAGCGCCTGGATGCACTGAGTGTGGGCTATTTCCGCAGAGTTGGGGAAAGACTCGGTGAAGGCTTTGAAGACAATGAGGAGAGAG AGATGTTTGTAGAGAATGTCCTCACAGAAGTTAAAGGGAAAGCGGCGGTGGTAGCAATGGACCGCACAGGAAGCATCACTTTACAGCGGCTGCTGCCACTGTGCAGTTCTGACCAGGTTGCAGAGGTGCTGGCTGAACTCGGGGGAGAATCAGGGTCGGAGTTTAAGGCGGTTTCATGTGACCGGTGTGGCGGCCATGTAGTGGAGAGTGCTGTCAGACAGATATCCAAGTGGATGG AGTCATCACAGAAGGAGTCGCCTAATaacgaagaagaagaggaggagagttGTGGAGTGTTAGAGGCCCAGGTGTTGTCTTTAAGTCAGGTGGTGAGAGACAACAGCGCAGAGTTCATCAAACATGTCCATGGCTCACACGTGGTCCGCACACTTTTACATGTGCTGGCAGGCTGTCTGGGACCTCCACGCACTGAGACCCgtccag gtgCAAAAGAACGCAACGTTGCTCCTCAGCTGACAGATTTTGAGATTCCAACGTCATTTTGGTACGAGCTCAAAAGCCTCACAGAGACCTTGATGGACAACGTTAATC TGAGTGTGACAGATGCTGTTGCCAGTGCAGTGTTCCAGACCATGTTGACTGTGTGTCACAGGAAACGGCCGAAACTCTGCAAACAGCTCCTCAAACGCATCATGGAGTACCTGACAAGTCGCAACGCAGCTCCAGGAGTGAG TCCTCTTCTGGTGTTTCTTAAGGATCAGGCCTCCAGTCACCTCATTGAGACGATCATACAGCTTTCCCACAAGGCCCTTCTCCGGGATCTCTATAAGAACCACCTCAAGGGTCAGCTGGTCGACTTGGCCCTCCATTCTATCGCCAACTTCCCCATACAGAGGCTAACCGCCGCCTCGGCCAAATACAAACTG TTCCTGAGGTTGTTTGATGAGCTGATCCAGGGCGTGGAGGCCATCTTAGCCGCAGGCCACATGGGTGTGATTGTCCAACTGGCCGAGAGCTGCGCAGAAAGTGAGGAGAAACAGGACGAGTTGGTGCAGTGCCTTCTCCGT GCATTCCACTGTGCTGAGCCCGGCTCGCGACACGTCACCTGCCTGCCTCTCTTCATGTCCCTGACCACCTATGAGGTGTATTACCACTCTGACACAGCAGAGGGCAACATACAGACAGAG ATCCCATTGTCCTCCATCTGTTACCACGGCTCCCGGCTGGTACAGGCGCTGGCCAAGTTCAAGGAGCGCTCCCTCCTACTCAGCAGCCTGCGCACTCTGACCCCCGCTGACCTCCTGACGCTGGCCTGTGACCCCTCTGGCAGCCATGTCCTCCAGGCACTCATCGCCACATCCAGCGACAAGGGGAGAGGCAAGATCCTCAAGAGACTGGAG GGCCAGTATGTTCAGATGGCCTGTTCCAGGTTGGGTAGTCGGGTGCTGGAGGCTATATGGAACAGTGCGTCAGTCAGTCACAGGCAGAACATCGCACAGGAACTAG TGCCAAGTGAAAACCAGCTGAGGTCAGATCAGTTTGCTCGCCATGTATGGGCCAAATTTGCCCTCTCCCACTTCGTCCACAGAAGAGCCCACTGGCAGGAAATACAGACCGGAGAGTCCAAAAAGCGGAAACTCTTTAGTGACATCCTTGAGTAA